The following proteins come from a genomic window of Acetivibrio cellulolyticus CD2:
- a CDS encoding winged helix-turn-helix transcriptional regulator, which translates to MENELQILQNIQKTSLTTQRDISKLTGISLGNVNLIIKKLIEKGMIQVEKLNTRSMKYTLTHKGIKEKAEATYKYIIDSYRFINQFHNNMEDRVKELNTKEFDKAILFGPQDEICNIVKSTFNRKGILYNYISDKEDFEKIIYCENTMVFVWHPDFEDYFESSNLKYVNILNEI; encoded by the coding sequence ATGGAGAATGAATTACAGATACTTCAAAATATACAAAAGACGAGCCTTACTACACAGCGAGATATTTCAAAACTTACCGGAATTTCGCTTGGTAATGTTAATTTGATTATAAAAAAATTGATTGAAAAAGGCATGATACAAGTTGAAAAATTGAATACCCGGTCGATGAAATATACATTGACTCACAAGGGGATTAAGGAAAAAGCTGAAGCAACCTATAAATATATTATAGATTCATACAGGTTTATAAATCAATTCCATAATAATATGGAGGATAGGGTAAAAGAACTTAACACCAAAGAATTTGACAAAGCTATTTTATTTGGCCCGCAGGACGAGATATGTAATATTGTTAAGAGTACATTCAATAGAAAAGGTATTCTATATAATTATATATCCGATAAAGAAGATTTTGAAAAAATAATATATTGTGAAAACACTATGGTATTTGTGTGGCATCCAGATTTTGAGGATTATTTTGAATCATCAAATTTAAAATATGTTAATATTTTGAATGAAATATAA
- a CDS encoding GumC family protein, which translates to MEEISLRQIIEIILKGKKSILIITAIFAVVSIIANFFIISPIYEAQVMLRISQSTNNISQQVTEDGATLAGLLGAMSQNGDTSIETYREQIKAPVILQYIREQMNFKGVPLQQISNKISVEDIKNTNLITIKVTDESPDTAAKIANMVSARFTKFITETNQKQAESSGEVLKAQMDKEKKNLDEVSKKLEGFLSKPRGPSELQMELDSKLEQLTNFKTTLAQIKIDESSTAASVGQGKQLLANTPRTLVTKVNLLENDLLADAIRDKTGLRTNEISHINLTTEQINEVYIELSNNVNELDLKLSNLQAERVNTEKAIIGCQKEIETIQTEHAQKQREYDILKQEQDIVKQTYEAYQQKYKESVIKQSIDTGNESIAVVSEALPPVRPIAPRKVFNTAIFMVIGMLLGTFIVVAKEFWYSTDLNITKTIN; encoded by the coding sequence GTGGAGGAAATTAGTTTAAGGCAAATCATTGAAATCATTTTAAAAGGGAAAAAAAGTATATTAATTATTACAGCCATATTTGCTGTTGTTAGTATTATTGCGAATTTTTTTATCATTAGTCCTATTTATGAAGCTCAAGTAATGTTGAGGATTTCACAATCAACCAACAATATTTCGCAGCAGGTTACTGAAGATGGTGCAACACTTGCTGGATTACTTGGTGCTATGTCACAAAATGGTGATACATCTATAGAAACATATAGAGAACAAATAAAAGCGCCTGTAATTTTGCAGTATATCAGAGAACAAATGAATTTTAAAGGTGTTCCGCTTCAACAGATATCAAATAAAATATCTGTAGAAGATATAAAGAATACAAATTTGATTACAATTAAAGTTACCGATGAAAGTCCAGATACTGCTGCAAAAATAGCTAATATGGTTAGCGCAAGGTTTACAAAGTTTATTACAGAGACAAACCAAAAACAGGCTGAGAGTTCAGGTGAGGTACTGAAGGCTCAGATGGATAAAGAAAAGAAAAATCTAGATGAAGTGTCAAAGAAGTTGGAAGGTTTCTTATCAAAACCAAGAGGACCATCTGAACTTCAGATGGAATTAGATTCAAAACTGGAACAATTAACAAATTTTAAAACTACATTAGCTCAAATAAAAATAGATGAAAGTTCTACGGCTGCATCAGTTGGACAAGGTAAGCAGCTACTTGCAAATACACCAAGAACGTTAGTGACGAAAGTCAATTTACTGGAAAATGATTTGTTGGCAGATGCCATAAGAGACAAAACAGGTCTTAGAACTAATGAAATTTCACACATAAATTTAACTACTGAACAAATAAATGAGGTATATATTGAACTGTCAAATAATGTGAATGAGTTGGATTTAAAGTTGTCAAATCTTCAAGCTGAGAGGGTAAATACTGAAAAAGCGATCATCGGTTGCCAGAAGGAAATAGAAACTATTCAAACAGAGCATGCACAAAAACAGCGTGAATATGACATTTTAAAACAAGAGCAGGATATTGTTAAACAAACCTATGAGGCGTATCAGCAAAAATATAAGGAATCGGTAATTAAGCAATCTATAGATACAGGAAATGAGAGCATAGCTGTTGTTTCAGAAGCATTACCCCCAGTAAGACCTATCGCTCCAAGAAAGGTATTCAACACAGCAATATTTATGGTAATAGGAATGCTGTTGGGCACGTTTATTGTTGTTGCAAAAGAGTTTTGGTATAGTACAGACCTCAATATTACAAAAACAATAAATTAG